The Fusarium keratoplasticum isolate Fu6.1 chromosome 8, whole genome shotgun sequence genome includes a region encoding these proteins:
- a CDS encoding Histone acetyltransferase, protein MASLQQVDDDLQSRLTSVLPSGYDFSIYHISTPPTKTEPLYSPPPNERPERTYCENHFLAVSIDAPAQASESKDAEAVDEPKKQVLVLGVEVFIYTTARSTTLFVSKADSTGYLNLLELPKGTSSPIREICAAFVGFLIEKRRRKDIQFVVNLFARAQDQYLFPGSVDYSGKHVLDDRGLIKWWCRVLDPLLGTKTWKSARGYIVVPGLETYETRALTPRSADSRWEFTHPLERISHYSKEFDWVPPRCLIPHFPDDPKSRFWDELEEEAASSQAMKTTGSWKSVKTLDMFWEMMAYRQECSSGRMTGFIWLVFGDEEEVQPPKSNESSQSTLPAPETPKKQRIAQITPNTTPRKLFPSKTDAEEKVKPKKKAKRKTLKGPVIARQPRIKTENRNYLLDKPATTAYYSWTPEGRGERIVDENDYKRLVELLLHLDFATLNKAVGSTRRWVSEVGGRAKWGVVVKGTREPVKVEAAGDKQVNNLSGLVKRKRTDSTTDDGPGKVNVLAAGLVKKKPKEDAGVNVLSAGLVMKKSKE, encoded by the coding sequence ATGGCGTCTTTACAGCaagtcgacgacgatctCCAGAGTCGCCTGACCTCTGTTCTCCCTTCAGGCTACGACTTTTCCATCTACCACATCTCGACGCCTCCCACAAAGACCGAACCTCTTTACTCTCCTCCCCCGAACGAGCGCCCTGAACGAACCTACTGCGAGAATCACTTCCTAGCCGTGTCCATTGACGCACCCGCGCAAGCCTCCGAATCGAAAGACGCCGAAGCTGTGGAtgagcccaagaagcaagTTCTAGTTCTTGGCGTCGAGGTTTTTATCTACACGACTGCTCGATCGACGACCCTCTTCGTCTCTAAAGCTGACTCTACGGGGTACCTCAACCTGCTGGAGCTTCCCAAGGGAACTTCTAGTCCGATTAGGGAAATATGCGCTGCGTTTGTTGGATTTTTGATTGAGAAGCGGAGGAGAAAGGATATTCAGTTCGTTGTCAACTTGTTCGCCCGCGCGCAGGATCAATATCTCTTCCCTGGAAGTGTCGACTACAGTGGGAAGCATGTTCTGGACGATCGAGGGCTTATCAAGTGGTGGTGTCGTGTGCTGGACCCCCTTCTCGGTACAAAAACATGGAAGAGCGCAAGGGGATACATTGTCGTCCCGGGTCTGGAGACGTACGAGACTCGAGCCCTGACGCCCAGGAGCGCCGACTCTCGCTGGGAGTTTACGCATCCTCTGGAACGCATCTCGCACTACTCCAAGGAGTTTGACTGGGTTCCTCCAAGGTGTCTGATTCCTCACTTTCCGGATGATCCCAAGTCGAGGTTCtgggatgagcttgaggaggaggctgcgaGCTCGCaggcgatgaagacgacgggGAGCTGGAAGAGCGTCAAGACGTTGGATATGTtttgggagatgatggcgtaTAGGCAAGAGTGCTCAAGTGGACGTATGACCGGCTTTATTTGGCTCGtctttggcgatgaggaagaagttcaACCTCCCAAGTCGAACGAGTCGTCCCAGTCGACGCTTCCAGCACCAGAGACACCGAAGAAGCAGCGCATCGCTCAGATCACACCAAACACCACTCCGAGAAAGCTCTTCCCCTCAAAGACCGACGCcgaggaaaaggtcaagccgaagaagaaggccaagagaaAGACCCTAAAGGGTCCGGTTATTGCTCGACAACCTCGTATCAAGACCGAGAACCGCAATtacctcctcgacaagcctGCTACGACGGCTTATTACTCGTGGACGCCCGAAGGTCGGGGTGAGAGGATTGTGGATGAGAATGACTACAAACGCCTCGTAGAACTGCTGCTTCACCTGGACTTTGCAACCCTTAACAAGGCTGTGGGTAGCACCCGTCGCTGGGTCAGTGAGGTCGGCGGAAGAGCCAAATGGGGTGTCGTTGTCAAGGGCACACGGGAGCCCGTAAAGGTTGAAGCTGCTGGTGACAAGCAGGTCAACAATCTATCCGGTCTAgtcaagaggaagagaacgGATTCGACCACCGACGATGGACCCGGCAAGGTTAACGTCCTTGCAGCCGGAttggtcaagaagaagccaaaggAGGATGCTGGTGTTAATGTTCTTTCTGCTGGACTTGTGATGAAGAAGTCCAAGGAATGA
- a CDS encoding RNase III domain-containing protein, with amino-acid sequence MASLYPAQIRRSLPPIPTPAMALQPCRSGLARSRQAARSLMPCLRTYATDSTTTTPESFKTPAAGAQKPVPRWSQTPVGMKAPVQLDFAKNPHNKVWTVNNDPRKLDEVYERLLGQGGSKLLPEELKWLAVTHKSFDQGRRGFNDRLALLGRMTLIMETTKSIVAKDPIPGSVVPDEFERTPFEHPQLQSLDNLTMEGPRDVAGKDKLYHLAAQVGLIDVVRWKPRLVRKLKASGLEVVLNGAIMAIIGAITLQHGAVVASQVVRERILARLPKD; translated from the exons ATGGCAAGCCTCTATCCAGCGCAAATCCGACGAAGCCTCCCCCCAATTCCCACCCCCGCCATGGCCCTCCAACCCTGCCGCTCCGGCCTCGCGCGGAGCAGACAAGCCGCCCGCTCCCTCATGCCCTGCCTTCGCACCTACGCCACCGACTCGACGACCACAACCCCGGAATCGTTCAAGACGCCCGCCGCCGGAGCACAGAAGCCAGTCCCGAGATGGAGCCAGACGCCCGTTGGGATGAAGGCACCCGTGCAGCTCGACTTTGCAAAGAATCCCCACAACAAGGTCTGGACCGTCAACAATGACCCCAGGAAGCTGGACGAGGTGTACGAGCGCCTGCTGGGACAGGGCGGTAGCAAGCTTCTGcccgaggagctcaagtGGCTCGCCGTCACGCACAAGAGTTTCGACCAGGGAAGGAGAGGGTTCAACGACCGATTGGCGCTGCTGG GCCggatgaccttgatcatggAGACCACCAAGTCGATTGTGGCCAAGGACCCCATTCCCGGGTCGGTTGTTCCCGACGAGTTCGAGCGCACACCGTTTGAGCACCCCCAGCTACAGTCGCTAGACAACTTGACCATGGAGGGACCGAGAGATGTTGCCGGCAAGGACAAGTTGTACCACCTGGCGGCACAGGTGGGCTTGATTGACGTTGTGCGGTGGAAGCCTCGATTG GTGCGAAAACTCAAGGCCTCGGGTCTCGAGGTGGTGCTCAACggagccatcatggccatcatcggGGCCATCACGCTACAGCACGGGGCCGTGGTGGCGTCACAGGTTGTCAGGGAGCGGATATTGGCCAGGCTGCCAAAGGATTGA
- a CDS encoding F-box domain-containing protein: MPSIPHLSALPPELLSHVVSLLPQDALLQTRLVNHHLNSLATRSAFHSIRLVAYGDSSRKFRALADSHLRVHVQDVTVDTWLGPDFKYRMHNVWQLPEDFVDCFPFLSCFRSLKRLHLRFHEDCAEFGEGDADESNDDRFEILLKIFRSLAGNWSKEKERITELVGDLADSVFYPEEKLPPTINGPPIQLSSLTIRNLGDNHEPRVTSSEAFKLVVGPAIRDLRLHITTETAGEERTTENDSVAKYISFENLHTTWLSPDIVADLHTLSLYCQEPWGFSPRMDFRRLGKGRGLPNLKVLALGNYTFSHEWQIDWFGSLNLEKLYLDDCAVLHQYDCRPADMDRGETIIGQDDFGNDISISNEGYYKSVNDDEEPNGPREAIVTTPTALRWHMILSRWRETMTNLRVFKMGSGDWWRQAAFRTFDCPDPETHGEDIFRFGLGLSQERCDQLLYRYRTYEWVDWREWEEEHCSYIAHMEQGGEEWDTDKEGFGLWRMEDGLRARDEEALDLFVSTVEERARKIR; the protein is encoded by the coding sequence ATGCCATCTATCCCTCATCTCAGCGCTCTCCCTCCAGAGCTTCTAAGCCATGTCGTATCCCTTTTGCCTCAAGACGCCCTGCTTCAAACGCGACTTGTCAACCATCACCTAAACTCCCTGGCTACACGCAGCGCATTTCACTCCATCCGCTTGGTAGCCTACGGCGACAGCTCCAGAAAGTTCAGAGCCCTGGCCGATTCACATCTTCGTGTCCATGTCCAAGATGTGACAGTCGACACCTGGCTCGGCCCTGACTTTAAATATCGAATGCACAATGTCTGGCAGCTGCCAGAAGATTTCGTCGATTGCTTCCCGTTCTTGTCCTGCTTTCGAAGTCTCAAACGTCTACACCTCAGATTCCACGAGGACTGTGCAGAATTTGGAGAAGGCGACGCTGATGAATCCAATGATGATCGATTTGAGATTCTCCTCAAGATATTCCGGTCCCTAGCAGGCAACTGgtccaaggagaaggagagaatcACCGAACTAGTTGGGGACCTGGCGGATTCTGTCTTTTAtcccgaggagaagctgccACCAACCATAAACGGGCCTCCTATTCAGCTTTCCAGTCTGACCATTCGCAACTTGGGCGACAATCACGAGCCACGGGTTACTTCTTCAGAAGCCTTCAAGTTGGTTGTGGGCCCGGCAATTCGTGATCTCAGGCTTCACATCACGACTGAGACTGCAGGGGAAGAGAGAACCACTGAAAACGATTCCGTCGCCAAGTATATCTCGTTCGAGAATCTGCATACCACGTGGCTTAGCCCGGATATCGTCGCTGACCTTCACACACTCTCCCTCTACTGTCAAGAGCCGTGGGGTTTCAGCCCGAGGATGGACTTTCGCCGGCTTGGGAAAGGTAGAGGGCTGCCCAATCTCAAGGTTCTCGCTTTGGGAAATTACACCTTTAGTCACGAATGGCAGATTGATTGGTTTGGCTCGCTGAACCTGGAGAAGCTTTACCTGGACGACTGCGCTGTCCTGCATCAGTACGACTGTCGACCGGCGGACATGGATCGCGGTGAGACTATAATAGGACAGGACGACTTCGGCAACGATATATCTATTTCCAACGAAGGATACTATAAGTCGGTAAATGACGACGAAGAACCTAATGGACCTCGTGAGGCGATCGTCACGACACCCACCGCCTTGCGCTGGCACATGATACTCTCCCGCTGGCGAGAGACCATGACAAACCTACGAGTCTTCAAGATGGGAAGCGGCGACTGGTGGCGCCAGGCAGCGTTCAGGACTTTTGACTGCCCCGATCCAGAGACCCACGGGGAGGACATCTTTAGGTTCGGACTGGGTCTCTCGCAGGAGAGGTGTGACCAGCTGTTGTACAGGTACCGCACTTACGAATGGGTGGATTGGAGGGAGTGGGAAGAGGAGCACTGCAGTTATATTGCGCATATGGAGCAAGGGGGGGAGGAGTGGGATACTGATAAGGAGGGATTTGGTCTgtggaggatggaggatgggTTGAGGGCTAGGGACGAGGAGGCGCTGGATCTCTTTGTTTCGAcggtggaggagagggcAAGGAAGATTAGATGA
- a CDS encoding DJ-1 protein-PfpI domain-containing protein gives MAPKVLVVLTSRDKMDNGNPTGWYLPEFAHPYYDLVGEDESNPKAEIVVASPAGGKAPLDEVSIKMFENDPESVKFLNEKKSLWENTRPLSEFLGKASEFDAIFYPGGHGPMFDLVKDETSIKLIEEFYKAGKPVSAVCHGPIVFVNVTIDGKPLLQGREVAGFSNSEEDAVQLTSAMPALLEDEIKRVGGNYVKGEDWGEKLAVDGLVITGQNPASAHAVGKALAKAIGI, from the exons ATGGCTCCCAAGGTTCTCGTCGTTCTCACCTCCCGCGATAAGATGGACAATGGCAATCCCACTGGCTGGTATCTG CCCGAGTTTGCCCATCCCTACTACGACCtcgtcggcgaggacgagTCCAACCCCAAGGCTGAGATTGTCGTCGCTTCTCCCGCCGGCGGCAAGGCTCCCCTGGATGAGGTGTCCATCAAGATGTTTGAGAACGACCCCGAGTCTGTCAAGTtcctcaacgagaagaagtcTCTCTGGGAGAACACGCGGCCTCTGAGCGAGTTCCTCGGCAAGGCGTCCGAGTTCGACGCCATCTTCTACCCTGGTGGTCACGGCCCCATGtttgaccttgtcaaggacgagacctcgatcaagctcatcgaggagTTCTACAAGGCCGGCAAGCCCGTTTCCGCCGTCTGCCACGGCCCCATCGTCTTTGTCAACGTCACCATCGACGGAAAGCCTCTCCTGCAGGGCCGTGAGGTCGCTGGCTTCAGCAACTCCGAGGAGGACGCTGTGCAGCTGACCAGCGCCATGCCAGCcctcctcgaggatgagatcaAGCGCGTCGGTGGAAACTACGTCAAGGGTGAGGACTGGGGTGAGAagcttgctgttgatggaCTGGTCATTACTGGACAGAACCCTGCTTCCGCCCATGCTGTTGGCAAGGCTcttgccaaggccattg GCATCTAA
- a CDS encoding Carboxylic ester hydrolase: MKPLATLTPLALPVLVGAKGEPTYTSHSLPTAALDSGPVIGQTTTLPAAIAPVNKFLGIPYAAKPERFSRPKKPEPWTEPLNASEFGPSCPQLFVDNELTPGLDILKDFFGTGSEESEDCLFINAFAPTSPQPPEGRPVVLFIHGGGWQQGNGQIDLSGFAGYEDIVAFAFNYRTNVFGFPNSPDVPTEDTNLGLYDQQLAIEWVQANARAFGGDPSKVTIWGESAGSMSVDIQLNAYGSKSPPPFRGAMMFSGQMSVGLLGSTANPEDTTNWDSLAAVVGCNDTENQLQCMRDVPEKDLVKAMSTAQVAFLPVTDNVTLPSGRAQRWRERENVKVPVLMGTIAEEGRALVNRNITMKTFLDAYLAEPLATKKQQEAILKVYKADPKLKNDFDIAAAIYTDFFWQCPQGILANISASIDNPTWRFYFNTSITSLFGEKYSWMGKFHGSDVALLFSTPTFEGEAGGIPFTPQLYTFAKYLRGVAGQFIRNPTAGPGWPGVGSKYAPYDVVSLGGEGGLAGAAVIDETVLDERCRLYEEIYPVIEKYVLSA, encoded by the exons ATGAAGCCTCTTGCAACTCTAACACCCCTTGCACTCCCAGTCTTGGTCGGCGCCAAGGGAGAACCGACTTACACATCCCATTCTCTCCCTACAGCTGCTCTCGACTCAGGACCTGTCATCGGCCAGACCACCACTCTTCCAGCAGCGATTGCCCCCGTCAACAAGTTCCTGGGCATTCCCTATGCTGCTAAACCAGAGCGGTTTAGTCGACCCAAGAAACCTGAGCCTTGGACGGAACCGTTGAATGCTTCCGAGTTTGGGCCTTCATGTCCACAGTTGTTTGTTGACAACG AACTCACTCCTGGGCTGGACATTCTCAAGGACTTTTTCGGCACCGGTTCTGAAGAGAGTGAAGATTGTCTCTTCATAAATGCATTTGCGCCAACGAGTCCTCAGCCTCCAGAGGGTCGTCCTGTTGTGCTGTTCATCCACGGAGGTGGCTGGCAGCAGGGGAACGGGCAGATTGACTTGAGTGGCTTCGCTGGGTATGAAGACATTGTTGCGTTTGCTTTCAACTATCGCACTAATG TCTTTGGATTTCCCAATTCCCCTGATGTGCCGACTGAAGACACCAACCTCGGTCTGTATGACCAGCAACTCGCTATCGAATGGGTTCAGGCCAATGCTCGTGCTTTCGGAGGCGATCCAAGCAAGGTAACTATCTGGGGCGAGTCAGCTGGTTCCATGTCGGTCGATATTCAACTCAACGCCTACGGCTCCAAGTCACCACCTCCTTTCCGCGGCGCAATGATGTTTTCAGGACAAATGTCGGTTGGACTTCTGGGAAGTACAGCCAATCCTGAGGACACGACCAATTGGGACTCTCTAGCCGCCGTGGTCGGATGCAATGACACAGAGAACCAGCTGCAATGTATGCGAGATGTCCCAGAGAAGGACCTCGTCAAAGCCATGAGCACAGCGCAGGTGGCGTTTCTCCCAGTGACTGATAACGTTACTCTTCCTAGTGGACGAGCTCAGAGATGGCGAGAGAGGGAAAATGTCAAGGTTCCGGTATTGATGGGCACGATTGCCGAAGAGGGACGGGCTCTGGTGAATCGGAACATCACCATGAAGACGTTTCTGGATGCGTATCTCGCTGAGCCATTGGCCACTAAGAAGCAGCAGGAGGCGATTCTCAAAGTATACAAAGCGGATCCCAAGCTGAAGAATGATTTTGACATTGCTGCGGCGATATATACCGACTTTTTCTGGCAGTGT CCTCAAGGGATCCTGGCCAACATCTCAGCCTCGATCGACAACCCGACATGGCGCTTCTACTTCAACACATCCATAACAAGCCTATTTGGCGAAAAATACTCGTGGATGGGAAAATTCCACGGCTCCGATGTggctctcctcttcagcaCCCCTACCTTTGAAGGCGAAGCAGGTGGAATACCTTTTACTCCTCAACTGTACACGTTTGCGAAGTACCTCCGTGGCGTAGCTGGCCAGTTCATCAGGAACCCAACAGCAGGACCGGGATGGCCGGGTGTCGGGTCCAAGTATGCGCCGTATGATGTTGTGAGCCTGGGTGGTGAGGGAGGTCTAGCGGGGGCTGCGGTTATTGATGAGACGGTTTTAGATGAGCGGTGTAGGCTGTATGAGGAGATTTATCCTGTTATTGAGAAGTATGTCTTGTCAGCCTAG